In 'Nostoc azollae' 0708, the following are encoded in one genomic region:
- a CDS encoding protein kinase domain-containing protein: MLDFGIANFLNSSTPLNTKGFHGILPYCSPEQLDGAELDSRSDILDSRSDIYSLGLMMFEMLTRQKPWQTETEYFGA, translated from the coding sequence ATTTTAGACTTTGGTATTGCCAACTTTTTAAACTCGTCTACACCACTTAATACTAAAGGATTTCATGGAATTTTACCCTATTGTTCTCCAGAACAATTAGACGGAGCAGAATTAGACAGTCGCTCTGATATTTTAGACAGTCGCTCTGATATTTATAGTTTAGGTTTAATGATGTTTGAGATGCTGACACGGCAAAAACCTTGGCAAACAGAAACAGAATATTTTGGTGCTTGA